In a single window of the Mustela nigripes isolate SB6536 chromosome 17, MUSNIG.SB6536, whole genome shotgun sequence genome:
- the HSDL1 gene encoding inactive hydroxysteroid dehydrogenase-like protein 1, whose product MAAVDSFYLLYREIARSCSCYMEALALVGAWYTARKSITVICDFYSLVRLHFIPRLVSRADLIKQYGRWAVVSGATDGIGRAYAEELASRGLNIILISRSQDKLQTVAKDIADTYKVETEVIVADFSSGREIYDPIREALKDKDIGILVNNVGVFYPYPQYFTQVSEDKLWDIINVNIAAASLMVHMVLPGMVERKKGAVVTISSGSCCKPTPQLAAYSASKAYLDHFSRALQYEYASKGIFVQSLIPFYVATNVTAPGSFLHKCPWLVPSPKVYAHHAVSTLGISKRTTGYWSHSIQFLFAQYMPEWLWVWGANVLNRSLRKEALSCKA is encoded by the exons ATGGCTGCCGTGGACAGCTTCTACCTCTTGTATAGGGAGATCGCCAGGTCCTGCAGTTGCTACATGGAAGCTCTGGCCTTGGTCGGAGCCTGGTACACGGCTAGGAAAAGCATCACGGTCATCTGTGATTTCTATAGTCTGGTCAGGCTGCATTTCATCCCGCGCCTGGTGAGCAGAGCGGATCTGATCAAGCAGTACGGAAGATGGGCAGTCGTGAGTG GTGCGACCGATGGGATCGGAAGAGCCTACGCAGAGGAACTGGCAAGCCGTGGCCTCAATATCATCTTGATCAGCCGCAGCCAAGACAAGCTGCAGACGGTAGCGAAAGACATAGCCGACACCTACAAAGTGGAAACCGAGGTCATAGTTGCGGACTTTAGCAGCGGCCGCGAGATCTACGACCCGATTCGAGAAGCTCTGAAAGACAAAGACATTGGCATCTTGGTGAATAACGTAGGCGTGTTTTATCCCTACCCCCAGTATTTTACTCAGGTCTCCGAGGACAAACTCTGGGACATCATCAATGTAAATATTGCTGCAGCTAGTTTGATGGTCCATATGGTGTTACCAGGGAtggtggagagaaagaagggtGCCGTTGTCACCATCTCTTCCGGCTCCTGCTGCAAGCCGACGCCCCAGCTGGCTGCGTATTCTGCTTCTAAG GCTTATTTAGACCACTTCAGCAGAGCCCTGCAGTATGAGTACGCTTCCAAAGGCATCTTTGTACAGAGTCTCATCCCATTCTATGTGGCAACCAACGTGACTGCACCTGGCAGCTTTCTGCACAAGTGCCCGTGGCTGGTGCCTTCGCCCAAAGTGTACGCGCACCATGCCGTTTCTACCCTTGGCATCTCGAAAAGGACCACAGGATACTGGTCCCATTCTATCCAG